A window of Gadus chalcogrammus isolate NIFS_2021 chromosome 16, NIFS_Gcha_1.0, whole genome shotgun sequence contains these coding sequences:
- the LOC130406364 gene encoding F-box only protein 40 → MFTSSGSSQVTQVKDRMFSGPPVSGHPHCDKCFDLHCRVPLEPFVCCGLLSCNRGCGARMHGCKAEEHTVLCPNQEVPCLNAHYGCPVTMFRHRLAPHLEVCPASVVACSQEWNRWPITDSDAPLYSQLSQGPEGSVDDKELPLDVAMALRDQDLLFRSIKMKNIFPELMEVIEAGREDIAVAASSLAAGSGEVGELGGMRVNDGRTEGDEEPSQEEREAFARNRKLDGIQNYDAWESMFSKEMKACGQTVKNLEEQSSSDVSKVVKDSRNSQSGGAESTRACEREAVALNANGTTGLAPWQNGVLEKLSQEYNIAEYNMYMVHNGAMLIKFGQMAACTPREKDFVYGKLEPIEVQTVRSFNVPTSYRAKRHHLTDSSCRAKSFQQVDTSDLGVPVEDLPRSDEVTSTLLCSLERELRGHLISESAGADGLYVDIGTQTYKFESAPFKTDALLADVVCDQPNAAVHMHLQTEAVTRRHNKSNSTFNFMCGHFFRRDEYRSHFRNVHADVQSCINGWFEQRCPLAYLGCTFTQERFRPSGRCPARIRYHPDLGSLSLQPMCQPSDLEGGKSESPLRKRARNLDPLSRLPFEVLVRVVGSLDGFSLAQLSRVSRLMRGVCETMLVQRGMVVLKWEKKTYSHGGSSWKCHKKAWEFSSGFSSVDRWRFHGGPHMSEHLRSCRFYETEKRSDPVALACLQEATHRDTAGKKYQAKP, encoded by the exons ATGTTCACATCTTCCGGCTCATCTCAAGTCACGCAG GTAAAGGACAGAATGTTCTCAGGGCCACCCGTCTCCGGGCACCCACACTGTGACAAATGCTTCGACCTCCACTGCCGGGTCCCCCTGGAGCCCTTCGTCTGCTGCGGCCTGCTCAGCTGCAACAGGGGGTGTGGGGCCCGCATGCACGGGTGCAAGGCAGAAGAGCACACCGTCCTCTGTCCAAACCAGGAGGTTCCCTGCCTCAATGCCCATTACGGCTGCCCTGTCACCATGTTTCGCCACAGACTGGCCCCTCACCTCGAGGTCTGCCCGGCTAGCGTCGTCGCTTGTTCTCAGGAATGGAACCGCTGGCCAATCACGGACAGCGATGCACCCCTCTACAGCCAGCTATCACAGGGCCCCGAAGGCAGTGTGGATGACAAAGAGCTACCCCTGGACGTTGCTATGGCCCTCAGGGACCAGGATTTGCTCTTCAGGTCCATCAAGATGAAGAACATTTTCCCTGAGTTAATGGAGGTGATAGAAGCAGGACGTGAAGATATTGCAGTCGCGGCGAGCAGCCTCGCGGCTGGATCAGGGGAAGTGGGGGAATTGGGTGGAATGAGAGTGAATGACGGCAGGACGGAGGGCGATGAAGAACCCAGCCAGGAGGAAAGGGAGGCCTTCGCCAGGAACAGGAAATTGGATGGGATTCAGAACTACGACGCTTGGGAAAGTATGTTTAGCAAGGAGATGAAGGCCTGTGGTCAAACCGTCAAAAACCTTGAAGAACAAAGCAGTTCTGATGTCAGCAAGGTAGTCAAGGATTCCCgaaacagccaatcaggaggAGCGGAGTCGACCCGGGCGTGTGAAAGGGAGGCGGTCGCTCTGAACGCCAACGGCACCACTGGCCTTGCACCTTGGCAAAATGGTGTCCTTGAGAAGTTGAGTCAGGAGTACAACATCGCGGAGTACAACATGTACATGGTTCACAACGGCGCCATGCTCATCAAGTTTGGACAGATGGCCGCCTGTACCCCTAGGGAGAAGGATTTTGTTTACGGAAAGCTAGAGCCCATCGAAGTTCAAACAGTTCGCTCCTTCAATGTGCCGACTAGCTACAGGGCCAAGCGCCACCATCTGACGGACTCGTCCTGCAGGGCAAAGAGCTTCCAACAAGTGGACACCTCAGATTTAGGAGTCCCGGTGGAAGACCTCCCCAGGAGTGATGAGGTGACGTCGACGTTGTTGTGCTCATTGGAACGCGAACTCCGGGGCCACCTCATCTCTGAAAGTGCTGGGGCAGACGGCCTGTATGTGGATATCGGAACGCAGACGTACAAATTCGAATCTGCGCCATTTAAGACGGACGCATTGCTTGCAGACGTAGTCTGCGACCAGCCCAACGCCGCAGTCCACATGCACCTCCAAACAGAAGCAGTCACCAGGAGACACAACAAGTCCAACTCCACGTTCAATTTCATGTGTGGACACTTTTTCCGACGCGATGAATACCGCTCCCACTTCAGGAACGTTCACGCCGACGTGCAGTCCTGTATCAACGGATGGTTCGAACAGCGTTGCCCCCTCGCCTACCTCGGCTGCACTTTCACCCAGGAAAGGTTCCGGCCTTCTGGCCGCTGCCCCGCCAGGATCAGGTATCACCCGGACCTGGGCTCGCTCTCCCTCCAGCCGATGTGCCAGCCCTCTGAcctggaaggagggaagagCGAAAGTCCCTTGAGGAAGCGAGCGCGGAACCTGGACCCCCTGAGCAGGCTCCCCTTTGAGGTCCTGGTCCGGGTGGTGGGCTCCCTGGACGGCTTCTCGTTGGCCCAGCTGTCAAGGGTGTCGCGGCTGATGAGGGGGGTATGCGAGACGATGCTCGTCCAGCGGGGGATGGTGGTCCTCAAGTGGGAGAAGAAGACCTACTCCCATGGGGGATCCTCCTGGAAGTGCCACAAGAAA GCGTGGGAGTTCAGCAGCGGGTTTTCCTCCGTGGACAGATGGCGTTTCCACGGCGGGCCGCACATGTCAGAACACCTGAGATCCTGCCGCTTCTACGAGACAGAGAAGCGGTCGGACCCGGTGGCTCTAGCCTGTCTGCAGGAGGCGACGCACAGAGATACGGCGGGAAAAAAATACCAGGCGAAACCTTAA
- the ttc36 gene encoding tetratricopeptide repeat protein 36, with product MASEHDRAVLQAIFHPGSPLGDTGPALNSEEELTDDDRGFDATRLTEVKALEAQGVKSAEEGDLQAALHHFSGAILILPERPSAYNNRAQALRLQGDTAGALADLDRAISLSGGVGRTACQALVQRGLLLRLAQRDEDARGDFEKAAALGSEFARQQAVALNPYAALCNRMLTEVINKLRHPEVSQT from the exons ATGGCTTCAGAACATGACAGGGCGGTCCTCCAGGCTATCTTCCACCCGGGCAGCCCGCTCGGAGACACCGGCCCGGCTCTGAACTCCGAGGAGGAACTAACAGACGACG ACCGGGGCTTTGACGCGACGCGGCTCACTGAGGTGAAGGCGCTAGAGGCGCAGGGAGTCAAGTCGGCCGAGGAGGGGGACCTGCAGGCCGCTCTTCATCACTTCAGCGGGGCCATCCTCATCCTCCCGGAGCGACCCTCTGCCTACAACAACCGAGCCCAGGCCCTGCGTCTCCAGGGCGACACAGCAG GTGCGTTGGCGGACCTGGACCGCGCCATCTCCCTGAGCGGAGGCGTGGGACGCACGGCGTGCCAGGCACTCGTTCAGCGGGGACTGCTGCTCAGATTAGCGCAGCGCGACGAGGACGCCAGGGGAGATTTTGAGAAGGCGGCCGCTCTCGGCAGCGAGTTCGCCAGACAGCAAGCCGTGGCGCTCAATCCGTACGCCGCCCTTTGCAACCGCATGCTAACAGAGGTGATCAACAAGCTCCGCCACCCAGAAGTGTCCCAGACATAA